A segment of the Lolium perenne isolate Kyuss_39 chromosome 3, Kyuss_2.0, whole genome shotgun sequence genome:
AATGGTGAATAAACAGAAATCTGCTATTTTTTTCAGTGCTAACACGGATGATGACATGAAGCAGGCTATACACCAAGgtaccactagtaggaaaacccttataggcgaagcttagttctgtggcgcaccgttaaaaatgcgccacagaaacttattttgtggcgcaccaggcaaggtgcgccacagaaatagcttaattttgtggcgcaccatggaacactgcgccacaaaaactttgtggggcccacaccctgtcacgcccaaacattggtttcactttttctacggcgcactgcacttggtgcgccacagaaataacctattctgtggcgcactggcctaggtgcgccacagaaatgacgtgttctgtggcgcactggcctcggtgcgccacagaaataacgtgtcctatatcatggccgtacccctccctcgcccgtataccactctctccccctctcccctctccccgcgccgccgccttccatggcgagcgctgccgtcgccgtcgccgtcgccgccgccttcctccgcgagggccgcatgccgccacgctccacccatccccgccaccagcagcacaagccgctgcggcgtggaggaggaggggccggcgcggcgtcaaggtggaggagccgccgccgcgtcaaggtggaggagccgccgcgacctccacccctgccgtcgtcgtcggtgagctcctccacaactgccgtcgtcgtcggtgagctccctcccctcccctccctcttcctctcccgcgcgagcacaaagtgctcgatgaaatgctgcTGTGATTTTCTACTGCTgttgtgctcgatgaaatgctgtTGTGCTCCCCTTTTCTTATTCTGTATAACTTGGCTAATTACATGGATTGAATTATGATCCCATTGATGCCATTTATCTGGTATGTGCACATGGATTGAATTATGATCCCATTGCTTGCAGTTGTTGCCTGTTTAGCACTGCATGAAAGCCTTGATTAAGTGCTTTACTGAAGCTTTGGCTTTAGTGAAGTGTCATGTGCAGGTCATGCTgctattgcttgattaattggtgctatgcttgttactgatggagctatagttgattaattggtgctatgcttgttactgatgctgctatattgcttgattaattggtgctatgcttgttactgatgctgctatattgcttgattaattggtgctatatGCTTGGTActaaattggtgctatgcttggtaCTAAATGGACATGCTATATGAACACCAGCTACTAGCAGTGACATGCTATATTGGCTCTATATATATCTGCTCCAAAGGTTCCATTTGGAGCCTGGATTGCTAGTGGTTATTGTCAACTTATATCACTTGCTATGCCTGTGTGGCTTACTGGATCATATGTACCTGTTGTTTGTGGAGGTTTACTGCCACTtgttattgatgaaccatgtgatggtaatgattcaatttaattcaatgatgttaatttgatttccatcctttgttggaaataaatccatgtctgaacctgtacaaggtTATGAAGATTTGCTCACTTGGTATTACTTGctagttggacatttggttggttttgatgctactggttcatttaaatgcatgaaatgctactatggtatgctactgtggtatccttgtgaagaaaatgatggattcttgtgagcttatggtatgctactatgctactatggtatccttgtgaagatttacttgatggattcttgtgagcttatggtatgctactatagagatattcacattagggaatcatgtaaatgaatgccactgtggtatccttttcttgttggctttgatgaaaatagagatatccacagtaggggatcatgtaaatgaatgccactgtggtatcctttgaagaaaaaggactgtttctgatggttttaaaaggctaggtggtgctaggtgattcagttggctaccaagacttgtctcatctggttagctgggatatgctatgtgttgttgcttgtttaggcatatctatcacttactggatttactggttcttgattggcctctcttttgccagcatcacttggtctatataccaagtgatgaataatccctttggagcatctgctccatgcatgctatgtgtgtttgagcatcttgacttatgtcaccatggttgctggtttgttggtgtttttgtacttgtcgatgattagatggttggtcgatcactcgtacactcgggggtggagcaagtgagcctggtgtgatggcacaaatatcaatatcttgtgcatcctacctggcctcacttactccatccctggatgttaatatttgtttcgaccaacaatgtatgaggcatttattccatttctcttgtgcatcggacttgttggtctcactttcttccattttcatcatagtaggaactggatgaaggaccccgatgcaagcgagcctggtgggtagagatgacggagcaaaggaggaaccggatgaagactactttgtatcttgaaattgtgaattttgtatgaattaagagttgtatgcaaaacatttgacacttgccactatatatgtatctcgatcgggttctaagtaatgtgatgatgatgtctatgttatatctgtgcaatgtacatgatatttatattatatctgatgtctatgttatatctgtgcaatgtacatgatgatgtctataaactgcatgtgtatagcaggcagaacaaaatcgtgtatgatacaagcaaattctgtggcgcactaaaaaccaattctgtggcgcacgcttttctgtggcgcacctaagaacaagtgcgccacaaaaaccttaattctgtggcgcacgggaaggtgcgccacagaaaccttatttttgtggcgacgtttctgtggcgcagctcccatgcgccacagaatccatttttggtgcgccactgatgaggcttttcctactagtgtacagAAATAACTACTGAAGCCTTGGTTGAGAAGTACTTGGGACTCCCAACGGCAATTGGAAATTCTGCAGACGATCAATTCGAGCATATTGTGACTACTATTAAAAAGTTGGTGGCAGGTTGGACACCGAAGCTTCTTAATAGTGCGGGAAGAGAAGTTTTGATTAAGGCAATTTGTCAAGCTATTCCGACATATTCTATGAGTTGTTTCAAATTGTCTAAGAAATTATGTAAGAGAATTACGGCAGTGGTGGCTCGTTTTTGGTGGGGCGGGGATGAAGTTAAGAGGAAGATGCATTGGGTAAAATGGGCTGATCTAGCAAAGCCCAAAGTTTGTGGTGGCATGGGTTTCAAAGATTTCGTACTCTTCAATAAAGCTATGTTAGCGAAACAAGGGTGGCGATTGATCTCTAACCCAGAATCATTGTGTGCAAGGGTGATCAAAGGGAAATACTATCATGAAGGAAATTTTATGACGGCGGGGAATAAAAGAAACTCCTCTCACACGTGGAGAGCGATTTTATATGGTCGTGAAGCACTCAAACTAGGGCTTGTGAGGAGAATTGGTGATGGGGCTAGCACGAGAATTTGGGAGGATCCTTGGATCCCTACCAATCCTGGTATGAAACCAATTGTAAGAAGTACTGGATCTGATGTTACTATGGTATATGAACTGATGGACCATGCTACTGGAGAGTGGAATGAAGAAGTCTTGACAACAAAAATGGCTTCGGTTGATAGGGAGGCTATAATGAGAATTTCAGTGGGGAGGTTGGAGGAGGATACTTGGGCGTGGCAACTAGAAAGGCATGGAAATTTCACAGTGAGATCGGCCTATAGAGCCTTGTTGCAAGCTAATTTGACCATTGAACCGATAGGAACATGGGGATCAGAGCGGCCCTTTTGGAAAAAGCTGTGGAAAATGAGAGTACCTCCAAAGGTGAGGAACTACTGGTGGAGAGTCATTAAAGGTTTTATACCTTGCAGATCTGTTCTGGAAGCAAGACATATAGAGAAGATAAAGTTCTGTCATGAATGTGGGAGTAATGAAACTATTCATCACGCCTTATTTGATTGTACTTGGGCTAAGGTTTTCTGGCAGGAAATCAAGGCTGTGACAGCTGTTAAAATACCCCAATTACATCCCAATTCTTGGGCCATTGATATCATCGATAGTTCCAAGGTAGATCCTAGAGATGCAGCTGTTATTCTATGTGGAGGATGGGCTGTTTGGTCAGAGAGAAATGCCAGAAAGCATGGAGAGAGTTCAAGAACAATTTCTGAATCTGTAAAATGGACCGCCGATATTGCATCAGACTTAGCTATATCCGGATGTGTGGTTACTCGACCAGCTAAAGTCAAATCCAAATGGCAATTACCAGCTCCAGGAACACTAAAGGTTAATGTAGATGCAGGCTTCTCTTCTGATTGGCAAGTGATATTGGATTGCCGAGGATTGAAGTAGAGACTGATGCAAGTGTTGTTGTCAAGTTATGGAAGGATCGGGCAAATGGTCGATCTGAGATTGCGCCAATTCTGTTGGAGATTGAAGAAATTACTCGTAATATGGAATATTTCCATTTGAAGTTCATCGGGCGGGAAGCAAATGAAGGAGCACATCTTTGTGCTAAGCAAGCATCAGCTAGTAGACGTAGATGTCTGTGGATTAATTACGTTCCTGTTTTTTTAGCTGATTGTCTTCAAAATGATTGTAAGCCTGATGATTGAGTAATGAAATTATTGATCCGCAAAAAAAGTTTCCTTTATATATGGAGTAGGCCCAAAACAGGGCTGTATCTTTTGTTGGCTCAGTTTGTTGGTCAACCCCACTAATAAGCGGCCGAAATTTCAGAGAACATATCCTCGACGATCAGAAGCAAAGTTATCCTCGACGATCTACTCCTATCTTCTATCCCCCATAAGATCTGGATCCCGCCGCGCGCCATGGACGGGAGGCGGTGGTCGGACCTTCCAGCTGACGTGCTCCGCGAGATCTCCAGCCACGTCTGCGCGGCGGCCGACTTCGTCTACTTCCACGCCGTGTGCAAGCCATGGCGCTCCTCCCGCGACCCGCTGTCCAAGAGGACGAGCACGACCCAGTTCCTGCCATGGCTCCTCGCGGCGGCCGACAAAGAATCAACGAACCTCCGGTTCAGGTGCATTTTCTCCGAGTCAAGCTACCACGGAAAGCCGCCGATGccgccggcagcagcggctcGGAACTGGGTGTCCAACGCCGACGGAACCCAAGTCCGTTATCTGACCGTGGAAGACCTCCGCCCTACCCTCCACGACCCTTTCACCGGAGAATTCTCCCACCTGCCTGACTTTCCGGAGGACGTCCGCCGGTGGGAGGAGGAGAATCCCCGTGGTGGGATTTACGGCGACAGGACCATCTTCCTGTACAGCATCCGGTGCCACAACGACGATGACCACAGGGCCAGGTTCAGGGCGGCGCTCCTGCGACCAGGCAGTGGCATGTGGACAGTCATCGAGAGGACCCTTGAGGCACCCAGGTACGGCtacttcttttctttctttccagCACACCGCAGAAGGTGTGCATGCGCGCGTGTCAATATATATGCTGAGGTAGGTTTGTTTTACACACTAGTTTAGTTCAGCATCAGCTGCGTTACA
Coding sequences within it:
- the LOC127340566 gene encoding uncharacterized protein, whose protein sequence is MDGRRWSDLPADVLREISSHVCAAADFVYFHAVCKPWRSSRDPLSKRTSTTQFLPWLLAAADKESTNLRFRCIFSESSYHGKPPMPPAAAARNWVSNADGTQVRYLTVEDLRPTLHDPFTGEFSHLPDFPEDVRRWEEENPRGGIYGDRTIFLYSIRCHNDDDHRARFRAALLRPGSGMWTVIERTLEAPRYGYFFSFFPAHRRRCACARVNIYAEDYPASGTKNFIPRYGEFCAAYHKGKIMLTVKATLWHIIRSEGGHEAGEDLLVKMPPLPWWSEYYSRKYSYVLESRGELLWASVKVNICSSWHGVVTHKLSMTVYVLEVEASAQEMKTRWVEKDVRSMADRLLFLGTPCSFAVDASRLGRHGGCAYFVYCRKPCEKVGVFSYNLLSNKATFFERLPQGWNDERYVHVASLRGRPATPTAPHLCRR